In Alicyclobacillus macrosporangiidus CPP55, a single window of DNA contains:
- a CDS encoding MFS transporter, translating into MGKKFSPAVWATAFATLIAFMGIGVVDPILSSILKAMHASAFAVEWLFTSYIAVMALAMLLSGVLSTKFGAHRVLIVGLSLVVIFAGLCALAPNIGVLALFRGGWGLGNAFFTSTALSIIVGASSGGMAAAITLYEAALGLGMASGPLLGGFLGSIHWRLPFAGTSTLMLIALILTLTLVRDTGKKEAPRTAADLFRAMKHPGVISNALIGLTYSFAFFTILAYSPITMTSVSALGLGVVFFAWGVLVGISSVFVVNWLRPLMGPVRMLDLNLLCMVAVLVAAALVNQQHWLVIVIIVSGFFCGISNALFTTLAMEVSPFSRSISSGTYNFLRWSGAAVAPVLDGLLKDAYGVQVPFWVAAAVMFIGWLGLKWRAGVLDRCLAEQGHAEGHGHGSGHAVQANRT; encoded by the coding sequence GTGGGGAAGAAGTTTTCGCCGGCCGTGTGGGCGACGGCGTTTGCGACCCTGATCGCCTTCATGGGCATCGGCGTCGTCGATCCGATTTTGTCCTCCATCCTGAAGGCCATGCACGCGTCGGCGTTCGCGGTTGAATGGCTCTTCACCAGCTACATCGCCGTGATGGCGTTGGCCATGTTGCTGTCGGGCGTGCTCTCCACGAAGTTTGGCGCCCACCGGGTGCTGATCGTGGGCCTGTCTCTGGTCGTGATCTTTGCCGGGCTGTGCGCGCTGGCTCCGAACATCGGCGTGCTGGCCCTGTTCCGCGGCGGCTGGGGACTCGGCAACGCGTTCTTCACGTCGACGGCCCTGTCCATCATCGTCGGGGCGTCCTCCGGCGGGATGGCGGCGGCGATCACGCTGTATGAAGCCGCGCTCGGCCTCGGCATGGCGTCCGGGCCGCTGCTCGGCGGCTTCCTCGGCAGCATCCACTGGCGCCTGCCGTTTGCGGGCACGTCGACCCTCATGCTGATCGCCCTGATCTTGACCTTGACCTTGGTGCGCGACACGGGCAAGAAGGAGGCGCCGCGCACAGCGGCCGACCTGTTCCGGGCCATGAAGCATCCGGGCGTCATCTCCAACGCGCTCATCGGCCTGACATACAGTTTCGCGTTCTTCACGATTCTCGCCTACTCGCCCATCACGATGACCTCCGTCAGTGCACTGGGCTTGGGCGTCGTGTTCTTCGCCTGGGGCGTGTTGGTCGGGATCTCGTCAGTCTTCGTGGTGAACTGGTTGCGTCCGCTGATGGGGCCGGTTCGGATGCTGGACCTGAACCTGCTGTGCATGGTGGCCGTCCTGGTGGCCGCTGCGTTGGTGAATCAGCAGCACTGGCTGGTCATCGTGATCATCGTGTCGGGGTTCTTCTGCGGCATCTCGAACGCGCTGTTCACCACGTTGGCGATGGAAGTGTCTCCGTTTTCGCGGTCCATCTCTTCCGGGACCTACAACTTCCTGCGCTGGTCAGGGGCGGCGGTGGCGCCCGTCCTGGACGGGCTCCTGAAGGACGCCTATGGCGTGCAGGTCCCGTTCTGGGTCGCCGCCGCGGTGATGTTCATCGGATGGCTCGGCCTCAAGTGGCGTGCCGGCGTGCTCGACCGGTGCCTGGCCGAACAGGGCCATGCCGAAGGCCATGGCCACGGTTCGGGGCACGCAGTTCAAGCCAATCGCACGTGA